Part of the Vallitalea longa genome, TAAATAATAAATATACACCATTAAAATCATCATCAATATAGTTGAAATCCTAATAAAGTGAATGTTTTTTATAAAAAATTAAAAAATGTTCGGAAAATCTATTGACTTATTCCCGTTTTATTTGTAAAATAATTTTATGCTTATAAAAAACTATAAGGAGTTGTTCGTAATGGATAATCTTTCTAAAAAGATTGGTATTATCGGCGGAGGGCAATTGGGAAAGATGATGATTTTAGAAGCTAAACGGTTAGGGTTTTATGTAATAACACTTGACCCTTCAGAGTCTTGCCCATCACATAGTATATCGGATAAACAGATATTGGCTTCTTTTGATGATAAGAAGGCAATACGAACAATGGCAGAAAAAGTTGATGTAATGACATACGAATTCGAACATATCAATGTTGATATTCTAAAAGAATTAGAAAATGAAGGGTATACCATATACCCTACTGCAAAAAGCTTAGAAATAATTCAGAACAAGTACAATCAAAAGGTAACACTTCTTAACAATAATATAGCAGTTCCAGAGTTTCAATCAGTAAAATCCATAGAAGACATACAAAAAGCAGGTCATCAATTCTCGTATCCAATGATGTTAAAAACATGTACAGGCGGTTATGATGGTAAAGGCAATTATGTAATAGAAAATGAAGAATCAATAAAAGAATCTTATAAGCAGTTAGGAAACGGAACATTACCTTTGATGGTAGAAAAATTTGTTGATCTGAAAAAAGAAATATCCGTACTTGCATGTAGAGGAATAGATGGAGAAATATCAGTCTATCCAGTAGGGGAAAACATCCATAAAGATAGTATATTAGATGAAACAAGAGTTCCAGCTTCTATATCTATGGAGTGTACTGAAAAAGCAATGGATATGGCTCACCAAGTAATGGAAATTTTCTCTGGCGTAGGTATGTTTTGCGTTGAAATGTTTGTAACACAAGATGATGACATATTAATAAATGAAGTAGCACCTAGACCACATAATTCAGGACATTATACTATAGAAGGATGTTTCACCTCACAATTCGAACAGCATATCAGGGCTATAACCGGTTTACCACTTGGAGATGTGAGCCTTAGATGTCCTACGGTAATGAGAAATATCATAGGAGAAAATGGAGAATCTGGAAAAGCTAATTATGAAGGAATAGATAAAGTCTATAAGGATGGAAATGTTAAAGTTCATATATATGGAAAAGAAGAAGTAAGACCAAAAAGGAAAATGGGACATATTACAGTTATTGGAAGAACACTTGATGAAGTAGTAAAAAAAGCAGAAACAGCTAAAAACGAGATAAAAGTAGTTGGTGAAAAATAATTTTGAGGAGGTTAATAACATGAATCCTATGGTTGGAATAATAATGGGAAGTGATTCTGATTTACCTGTTATGAAAGAGGCAGCTATGATACTAGACGAATTTGAAATATCTTATGAACTTACTGTAGTATCTGCTCATAGAACACCAGAAAGACTATATGATTATGCAAAAACAGCTAAAGTAAAAGGACTGAAAATAATAATTGCAGGAGCAGGAGGAGCAGCTCATCTGCCAGGTATGGTAGCATCACTTACTACACTTCCTGTTATTGGAGTTCCTGTTAAAACTAGAACATTGAACGGTATAGATTCATTATATTCAATTGTTCAGATGCCTCCAGGAATACCCGTGGCTACAGTTGCAATAAATGGAGCTAAAAATGCAGGAATATTAGCAGCATCCATTATAGGTAGTTTTGATGAAATAGTGAATAAGAAAGTAGAGACATACAAAAAAAATCTAAAAGAAATTGTGGAACATAAAGCTGAGAAATTAGAAGATATTGGATATAATAAGTATTTGCAAGGTATGAATTAAATAAAATTAGGAGGATTTTAGATGAAAAAAACAGAATTATTATACGAAGGCAAAGCAAAGAAAGTATTTAAAACTGATGATGAAAATTTATTGATAGTATCATATAAAGATGATGCAACAGCATTTAATGGTGTTAAAAAAGGTCAAATACAAGAAAAAGGTAGTATCAACAATAGAGTATCTAATTATTTAATGGGATTATTAGAAAAAGAAGATATACCTACTCACATAGTTGAAGAAGTAAACGATCGTGAAACAATAGTCAAAAAAGTTGAAATCGTACCTTTGGAAGTAATAGTCAGAAATATCGCAGCTGGAAGCTTAAGTAAAAGATTAGGTCTAGAAGAAGGAACAAAACTTGATAAAACAGTTCTTGAATATTGTTATAAAAATGATGATCTAGGTGATCCTATGGTAAATGATTATCATATATACTCCCTTTCATTAGCGACAAAAGAGGAACTTGAACTAATATCATCTATGTCATTTAAAATCAATAATATACTTTCAAAATATTTTGCATCCATAAATATAGAATTAATTGATTTCAAAATAGAATTCGGTAGAACTTCTGATGGGGATATCATATTAGCTGATGAAATATCACCTGATACTTGCCGTTTCTGGGATAAGACTACAGGAGAAAAACTAGATAAAGACCGTTTCAGAAGAGATCTTGGAAATGTAGAAGGTGCTTATCAAGAAATATTAAAAAGAACATTAGGAAATAACTAAACCTAATGAAAGTAGAAGGGAGATACCATGTTTGATGATAAATTAAAAGAAGAATGCGGCGTGTTCGGAGTATATAATAATAATGAATTTGATACATCTAGACTTACTTATTATGGACTTTTTGCACTTCAACATAGAGGCCAAGAAAGTGCTGGTATAGCAGTTAATAATAAAGGAACTATTCTTTACAGAAAAGAAATGGGTATGGTATCAGAAATATTTGATGATGTAGTTCTTGATTATTTAAAAGGTCATTCAGCTATTGGACATGTAAGATATTCTACAACAGGTGAAAGTTATGCGGAAAATGCACAACCATTAGTAATTAAATATACAAAAGGACATATGGCTATCGCACATAATGGTAATATAACCAATGCGAGTGAGATAAAAAAAGAATTAGAGGAACAAGGTACTATCTTTCAAACAACATCAGATACAGAAATCATAGCCGCATTATTATCAAGAATCAGAATTAAATATAATGCAATAGAAGATGCTTTGAATGAAGTCATGAGAAAAATCAAAGGAGCTTATTCACTTCTTATCATGACTCCTAACAAACTTATTGCAGTAAGAGACCCATTAGGAATGAGACCTCTTGTCATTGGGAAAAAAGAGGATTCCTACGTATTTTCTTCAGAATCATGTGCATTTGATTCTCTAGGGATAAAATTCGTTAGAGATGTAGAGCCAGGAGAGATTATCGTTGTTAACAAAGATAACATAAGGTCCATTCAAACAGAGGTACCTAAAAAATCTGCTGCATGTATATTTGAATACATTTATTTTGCTAGACCTGACAGTATAATGGATGGTATAGAAGTTTTCAGTGCCAGATATAAAGCAGGAATCGTATTGGCTAAAGAACATCCTGTAGATGCTGATGTAGTAGTGGGAGTACCAGACTCAGGGCTTGCAGCTGCTCATGGTTTTTCAGATGCATCAGGAATTAAGTATGTGGGTGGATTCATGAAAAACAGATATGTGGGAAGAACATTTATCCAACCAAGTCAGGAAATGAGAGAATTAGGAGTACACATGAAATTGAATCCCATAAGGAGTCAGATTGAAGGTAAAAGAGTAGTAATGATTGATGACTCTCTTGTAAGAGGGACAACAAGTAAAAAGATTGTAAACTTATTAAAAGAAGCTGGAGCAAAAGAAGTTCATGTCAGAATAAGTTCACCACCAGTTAAGTATTCATGCTATTTCGGAATAGATACTCCAGAGAGGAAGAATCTCATAGCTGGAAATATGTCTATAGAAGAAATTAGAGATATAATTGGTGCTGATAGTTTAGGATATATAAGTAACGAAGGTCTTCTAAGCACATGTAAAAATGGCAAAAGAGACTATTGTATGGCTTGCTTTAATGGTAAATATCCAATGGATGTTGATGATAAGGAGGATAACTAATGATAGATTACAAGGCTTCTGGTGTAGACGTTGAAGCAGGATATAAGGCAGTAGAGTTAATGAAAAAACATGTTAAAACAACTTTCAACGAAGGAGTTGTAACTGATCTTGGAGGATTCGGAGGACTATATTCTTTAGCTAAACATAAGATGGAAGAACCAGTTCTAGTGTCAGGTACAGATGGTGTGGGGACTAAGTTGAAAATAGCTTTTCTTCAGGATAAACATAGTACAGTTGGAATAGATTTAGTTGCCATGTGTGTCAATGATATCATTTGTTCTGGTGCAGAACCTCTATTCTTCTTAGATTATATAGCATGTGGCAAAAATGTACCTGAAAAAATAGCGGATATGGTAAGTGGAGTCGCAGAAGGATGTAGACAATCTGGAGCTGCTCTTATTGGTGGTGAGACTGCTGAAATGCCAGGATTCTACCCAACAGATGAATATGACATGGCAGGTTTTGCAGTTGGTATAGTTGATAAAAGTAAAATTATAGATGGTTCTACCATAAAAGAGGGGGATGTATTACTAGGGTTACCATCTTCAGGTATACATAGTAATGGATATTCTCTTGTCAGAAAACTCTTTAATCCTACTAAGGAAAAATTGAATGAATATATTGATGAATTAGGTTGTACTTTGGGAGAAGAGTTACTGAAGCCTACTAAGATATATGTAAAAGCAATAAATGAGTTAAAAGATAAAGTAGCGATGAAATCAATTAGTCATATTACAGGTGGAGGTTTCATAGAAAATATTCCAAGAGCATTGAAAGATGGATATAGTGCGAGAATCAATAAAGATTCATGGCCAATTCATAATATATTCAAGTTAATGAAGAATATTGGAAAAATGGATGAAAGAAGTATTTATAATACTTTCAACATGGGAATAGGTATGGTTATAGTTATAGATAAAGAAGAAGCAGAAAAAGCTATAGATGTTTTGGATAATATAGGTGAAAAGGGTTATATAATAGGTTCGGTTGAGAAAAGCAATGAAGGGGTAATATTATGCTAAAAATTGGAGTCCTTGTTTCTGGAGGAGGTACTAATTTACAGGCTATAATAGACAGGATTAATGATGGTACCATAACTGATACTGAGATTGTATCTGTTGTTAGTAATAAAGAAAATGCATATGCGCTAGAGAGAATAAAAAAATATAATATAAAGGGTAAATGCATAAAGCCTAGAGATTATACTACAAGACAAGAATTTAATTTTGCTCTTAGAGATCATTTCATATCATTAGGAGTTGATTTGATATTACTTGCAGGGTATTTGGTAGTATTATCAGAAGACTTTGTCAGAGCTTTTCCTAATAGAATAATGAATATTCACCCATCTTTGATTCCAGCTTTTTGCGGTAACGGATACTATGGACTGAAAGTGCATCAGGGGGTAATTGATCGTGGAATAAAAGTTACAGGTGCTACAGTCCATTTTGTAGATGAAGGTACAGACACAGGTCCTATCATATTACAGAAAGCTGTTGAAGTTGAAGATAATGATACACCAGAAATTCTGCAACGCAGAGTAATGGAAGAAGCTGAATGGACAATTTATCCAGAAGCAGTAAGATTATATGCAGAAGATAGAATCAAAATACAAGGTAACAGAGTAATAATTACATAATTGACTAAATACATTTGTAAGTAGTATAGTTGATTAGTGAACGGACAGTTATGATTAAGCAAATAGTATAGTTGATTGGTTAATCATGTTTGAAATGTTAAATGGCATACAAATATGAAGGGATGGAATAAATGAATATACTTGTTGTTGGTAGTGGTGGAAGAGAACATGCTATAATCTGGAAATTATCCAAAAGCAAAAGAGTAGATAAAATATACTGTGCACCTGGAAATGCAGGAATCTCCGAATTAGCTGAATGTGTAAATGTTGGAGCAACAGATATAGAGGGCTTATTGAATTTTGCTCTATGTAATTCTATTGATTTGACAGTTGTAGGTATGGATGATCCTTTAATGCTTGGAATAGTAGACGCTTTTCAAAATAAAGGTTTAAAGATATTCGGACCTAGACAAAATGCTGCTATGATAGAAGGAAGTAAAATATTTTCCAAACATCTAATGAAAAAATATAATATTCCCACAGCTGAATATATTGTCATGGATGATGTTGATTCTGCAAATGACTATATTAAAGAGTGTCAATATCCTATCGTCATTAAAGCAGATGGACTTGCTCTTGGCAAAGGTGTATTGATATGCTCCAACTACAATGAAGCACAAGATGCAGTTAATACTATAATGATAGACAAGAAATTTGGTAAAGCAGGAAATAAAATTGTAATTGAAGAATTTTTGACAGGTCCAGAGGTGTCAGTTCTATCATTCTGTGATGGTGAACATATAATTCCTATGGTTAGTGCACAAGACCATAAAAGAGCATTTGATAATGATGAAGGTCTCAACACTGGTGGAATGGGAACATTTTCACCTAGTAAATATTATACAGAAGAAATACATAACAAATGTGTTGAAACTATTTATGAACCTTCATTGAAAGCTATGAAAGCTGAAGGAAGAACTTTTACAGGAATTATGTTTTTTGGACTCATGTTAACTGAAAATGGTCCAAAATTATTAGAATACAATGCCAGATTTGGTGACCCTGAAGCACAAGTAGTATTACCAAGACTACAAACAGACCTTGTAGATATATTTGAATATGCTATTGATGGAAGATTGAATGAAATAAATGTACAATGGGACGATAACGCTGCTGTTTGCGTAATATTAGCTTCAGGAGGATATCCTGTTAAATATGAAAAAGGTTATGAGATAAAAGGACTTGACTTACAAAAGAACAAAGATGACCTTGTTGTTTTTCATGCAGGAACTAAGAAAGTAGATAATAAGATAATTACCAATGGTGGTAGAGTACTTGGACTAACAGCTATAGGTAAAGACATAGATGAAGCTAGAGATAAAGCATATCAAGCTGTAGACGAGGTTGATTTCACTAATAAACATTATAGAAGAGATATTGGAATAAAGTAATATTGTATTTAATGATTATAAAATAATTGTGATTATAAATCTTATAATAAGTGATTAAAATTCATCCTAACTATAATAGTTGGGATTTTTTTTACTATAAAAAGTTCTAGAAACAGCATAGCCTTTTTCTATTCTATTGAAAATATTGTCTAATATTATAGAAAAAAGAATATCTAAGTTATCTATTAACTTATTATAAATTTGTAATTAAAAAAATAGTGTGTATATATTGACAAATCGGTATGGATTGATATAATTTAAATATATATAAGTAAAAATATATCTATTATGGAGATGTCTATTATGTGTGGCATTGCGGGGATAGTTTCGCTAGGTAATGATATACCTAATGATTTTATTAAAAAGATGGTTGGCTGTCTAGTTCATAGAGGACCAGATGCTGAAGGTTATTATTGTAATAAAGATGTACAGTTAGGTTCAAGAAGATTAAAAATCATTGATTGTGAAAAAGGAGGACAACCTTTAATTAATGAGGATGGTACTGTGATTGCTATGTTTAATGGTGAAATCTATAATTATCGGAAATTAACCAATCAATTAATTAATAAGGGTCATATATTTAAGTCGCATTCTGATTCTGAAGTATTAGTACATTTATATGAGGAATATGGAATTGAACTACTAGATAAGATTGATGGACAGTTTGCATTTGCTATTTATGACAAGAATAATGAAAAAGTATTTATAGCAAGAGATAGAATTGGCATATGTCCATTATTTTATTCAGTAGTAGATGGCATTGTTTATTTTGCTTCCGAGATTAAGGCAATAGCCAGTACAGATGTAGTGGATTTACGTCCAAGTATTACTGGATTGTATGAACAGTTTGTGTATTGGTCGCCTATGCAAAGTAGAACTATATATGAAAACATTAATCAGATTCCGTTATCAGGTTATGCTGTTATTGATAAAAAGAATAGCATCAACATTAAGATATATCATCACTTTTCTGATTATCGGGAAGATATCGGATTCAATAATATTACTGAATTAAAAGATAAAATACGCTCAACGCTCATTAAATCCATCATGGAGAGATTAAATTGCGATTCCAATATAAAATGGGGATTATATTTAAGTGGCGGTTTAGATTCAACGATATTAATAAAACTATTGAAAGAGTTAGGTTATGATGATTTCCCAACTTTTTCTTTGGGATTCAAGGATTATAAATTAGATGAATCCGCATATCAGTTGTTGGGATTAAAGGGAAACAAAGGGCAGCATATTAAGATAACAGTAAGTGATGAGGATATTATTTCACATCTTCCTGATGTGATAAAGCATTGTGAAGTACCTTTATATAAATTGGGTGCAGTTCCTATGTATATGCTTTCAAATGCAGTAAATGAATATGGTGCTAAATTTGTTCTAAGTGGTGAAGGCGCAGATGAGCTTTTTTATGGATATGATGTATATAAGGAAACGTTATTTCGAAAGTATTGTTCACTCAATCCTAATTCTAATGTTAGATTTAACGGAGTTAAGAACTTCATTCAATTCAACAATAATAGTCATGTATTAAAAGGGTATAAAGAATATTATTCAAGATTTTATAGTGGAAGTGAAGACTTTCTATATTCTATGAAATCACGCATCTTCGGAAGTTCTTCCATAATAAATTATTTTAATCGGGAAAATAAAGCTAGTATTGATATCAAAAAGATTGACAATGAAATACAGGAACAATTTTTTGATGAGGAGTGTAATTTGTCTTTACTTAAGAAGTGCCAAGCTGTTCAAATGAAAATATTATTATCAGGTTATCTTTTATCAACTCAAGGTGATAGAGTACTGATGGCGAATTCCATTGAGGGGAGATATCCATTTTTGGATCGTGATCTAATAAAACTAGCATATGCTATTCCAGATAACTATAAATTATCAGGCTATGATGAAAAACATATTTTAAAAGAAACTTTCGCTGATATAATTCCAAAAGCAATTCTCAAAAGAACTAAATATCAATATTCTACACCAGGTTCAAGACTTTTTATTAATAACATGGAACAATTTGAATCTTATTTGTCAAAAGATGTATTTTATAAATATAGTATTTTTGATTACCATAAAACCATGTCATTAATTGAGAAACTGAAAAATAATAAACAATATCCTCAGAAAAATATTATTGATGATATGATACTTATTTATATCATCACGACTCATATGTTGTTGGAGATGGTACATTAAACTACATAAAAATTCCTTTCTGTTAAATAGTGTAGTTTTATTATGATTTAATTATTAATCAAAAGAATATATTTTTTATTATGAAAGGAGGTGAAAACTATGTTAAAACATAGGAGTTACAATTGCGCAACTAGTATTGTTAAGGGAACAGTTCAAGTAAGTCCAGGAGCATCATCAACATGCACTGGTTCATCTTGTTGTTGTACAAGTTGTTGCTGTTGCTAACACAAATAAATGATATTCAAAGGAGGTGAAAGAGTGTTAAAACATAGAAGTTATAACTGTGCAACTAGTATTGTTACAGGGACAGTTCAAGTAAGTCCAGGGGCATCTTCAACATGTACAGGTTCATCCTGCTGTTGTTCGAGCTGTTGTTGTTGTTAATAAGAACAGATTAAATGTACGTGATAGATATATTTAATTATAAAAGTTATAACTTTGTAGTAGCATTGTTAGATATATATATTAATATCTGAAGTATTTATATCTTATATCAATGTAATATAATTTATTTTTATATGTAGCAATAATATAGTACATATATTTGTTAAGCTAGAAAAGGTGGGTTGGAATCTTGGAATCAAGGTTCTGACCACCCATTTATGATATATATATTGATTATTATTGTAGATTAAACAAAACATAAGGAGATATTAAATTGGATAATAAAGGGAAAAAATATTTGTCTAACCACGCTCATTATCGTGAAACCATAAATATGAGTTCGCAATATGCATTAATCTCACCATATGTTGATACTACAGTAGTTCGTACACCAGAGGTTACATTAAAAGGAATCTATCATTCTAGATCCAATCGTTTTGCAGGTGAAGAGTATTTGCTTAATTTTCGTACATTCAGTGCAAGGCTGGATTTCAGAATTGGAATCAGTCGTTTTCAAGCTAGGGATGCTATGCTCTCTTTTGCAATGCGTGACAAGAAAGAGAATGCTTCAGAATTAATTAAACTTCCAATAGCGAAAAAAATAAGAGCTTCTTTTAGTAGTGTTTTACAAGCTAGAAGAAGTGTAAGAGTTTTTAATGGTTCTATTCCACTTAATGATTTTGCAACTATTTTATATTATTCTCAAGGTATAACAGGATATATTACATTACGTGATAAAGAGGAGGATGCTGAACGTATAATGCTCCATGCAACACCTTCTGGAGGAGGTTTCTATCCAGTAAGATTGTATATAGTTGTTTGGAATGTTGATAAGTTGCCTAAAGGTATTTATGAATATTGTCCTCATCATCATTCACTTAGATTGGTAGAAAAAGGATATAGTGAAGATGATTTGAAAGCACTTGCTGGCTTTGGAAATATAAAAGTAGAAACATGTGCATTCTGTATGGCATATGTATATGAGCTATATGTCAATTCACATAAATATGGTGATGCTGGTGCAGCATATGGATTTATAGAAGCTGGTGAAATTGCAGAAAATGCTCAGTTAACTACAACAGCCCTTGGATATGGTTCATGTGATATCGGAGGATACAATAAACAATTTATCGAAAAGCGTTTTGGACTTGATGGAATTAGTAAACAGGTTATACATTTTACGATATTTGGAAACGGAGGAGTTATCTAATGAATGATAATACTAATAACATGGTCTTTCGTGATAATGTAAGAGTCTATGATAACGGTAAGGATGAAATTCGTTTGCGTATGGGTGTTTTTAATTATGAAGAAGCTGAATTGGATATGTCAGACTTATCTGAACAACTGACTTCCTTCACTAGGGATATGGTTAAACTTTTGCAGAGTGAAGAAGGATATAACGAAGAAATAATCAATGATTATATTCTTGAACCTTACGAGAAAGAAATTATTGAGTCTCTATTAAATGAACTAAGAGCAACAAATTATATAACAACATGTGAATGTAAGAGCATTGATGAAGAGATTACACTAGCATTATTAGGATATTTGGAACATGATAATCTTGAATCAGAAGAAGATGCTGCCAAAAAGAAAGTTCTATTTTTTGCAGATGATGAGTATTCAATAGGAACAGCTAAGAAATTGGCTGATGAAATGAGATTTAAGATAGATATTATGGAAATGGAAACATTCGCAGAACTAAAAAGTGCAGATTTGACTACTAATATGGATGGTTTATCAACTGTACAGCAAATGAGTCATTTTGAAAAGATATTCAAAGAATATGATGCTATGGTTGGTTGTCTGAAAAACCTTTCTGTAATATTTATGAGAAACCTTAACAGAATTTCTATCAAATTAGAGATCCCTGTAGTATTCTCATTTATTGATGGGCCTGTAATATGTGCATTGGCTACTAATCCTTATACTACAGGCTGCCTAGAATGTTTTGAATTAAGAGCTCTGTCAAGGTTAGAAGACCATGTTCAATATCATAATTTTATAAATATCGAAAGAGATAGTAATAAATATACTTCAGGTAGTAAGGGATTGATTCCATTACTGAATATGTTAGTTAATCTGGCTATATCAGAGTCTTTTATGATTAGAAAGATTGGAGCATCTAAATTTACAGGGCGTTTATTGACAATATATCTGCCAACACTTGAGATACAAGCACAAGATATTTTACGTGTACCATTCTGTCCTGCATGTGGTGCTGTGGCAAAAGTTAAATTGGAAGAGAAAAATATTTCATCACGTGCTTTAGTGGATGAGATAGTTGCAAATACATTAAAAATAAAATAATTATATAGATATGGAGAGAAAATGATGATAAGATTTTATCCAACATATGAGCATATAATGAATCAGTATAGATATATTGGTGGGAATCAAACGGGTATCATGCATGGTGTTTTGGCTCCTATGGTTCATATGCCACCAGAACCTTGTCTGAAATCTATAACCGGTAGAATGCCTAATTATCATAAAATTACATACAATGACCCTCAAAAGCATGTAGAATATCATTTGAGTGGTTATGGAATATATAATGAAGAAGCTCTAATTAAATTGATAGGTGAGAGTGTAGAACGTTACGCGCCCATTTGTACAGAAAAAATTATGAGAGATAGGATTGTCTACAGCAGTTATAGAGAGATGACTAAAATTGGTAAAGTTATGCCATTAAAATATCTTAATATTTTTTCTGGAGAACAGCAAAAGATTTTATCGAAGATTATGCCAGTCTATTCACCACAGTCAGCAACTGAAGATGATATAATAGGATGGATAAAATGTGCTTCACTAGTTCATCCGAATGAGGATGTTTGGGTTCCGATGCAGTTATTATCAGTTGGATTCGTTAAAAATAAAGAAAACAATGAGAAATTTTTTGCACCAGCATTTTCTACAGGTACAGCATCCCATACATCATTGAAGAAAGCTTTACTAAATTCATTAATAGAGTATGTGCAGATAGATGCATTCATTATTTCTTGGTATACGATGCGTAAAGTAAAGCGAGTAGTAATAGATGATGAAGATATTTTACAGTATCTGGAAAGTTGTGGATTGGGTAAAGATTCCCCTTATGAAGTCATACCACTATTAGTAACACTTCCTGATATGGATCTACCTGTATATCTTGTAGTATTGAAGAGAAAAGATGAAAAAATGCCGTATCTCATTGTTGGTACACAGGGAGATCTTAATGCGAAAAATGGAATACTAAGAGGCACAATGGAGGCTACTGCAATAATTTTCATGCATATGTTCAATGCTCTTTTTGATATGCCTAAAATAGATTTTTCAATTAATGAATCAGCTTTTGCTGATCTAGATACAAATGTTCTGTTTTATGGAGTTCCAAATAAAGTAAAAGAAATTGATAACCTTTTAAATCAAATTATAGAAGGTACGATCAAATTGTCAGAGATTGAATCTAGATGGGAAAATGATGTAGATGCTCAAATTTCACACTTGATAAAAGAAATTTCGAAAGTAAGTGAGTATGCAGTATATGTAGATATTACACCTCCCGAAGTAATAGATAAAGGGTGGAGCGTTGTCAGGACATTCATACCAGAATTGTGTGCTATGTGTTTACCTGGTTTTCCATTTGAGAATCATCCAAGATTAAAAGAATATGGTGGTGTGATTAATGAATATCCACATCCACTACCATAGTATTCTAGTGTTATTGGCAACAGTATATCCTGTTTCGTTTCCTCAGATCATATTATCTTTTAGAGGAAGATACAATCACAAGAATCAAAACATGATATATTTAGAATACTGTGTAATTATGAGTTCCATTATTTTGATACTTAGCTGTGTTTTAGTACCAATAAGTAATAATATAATTATTTCATCAGATATTATGTGGTACATTATTTCTATAGTTGCTGCACCAATATTAATTATAATTGA contains:
- the purD gene encoding phosphoribosylamine--glycine ligase → MNILVVGSGGREHAIIWKLSKSKRVDKIYCAPGNAGISELAECVNVGATDIEGLLNFALCNSIDLTVVGMDDPLMLGIVDAFQNKGLKIFGPRQNAAMIEGSKIFSKHLMKKYNIPTAEYIVMDDVDSANDYIKECQYPIVIKADGLALGKGVLICSNYNEAQDAVNTIMIDKKFGKAGNKIVIEEFLTGPEVSVLSFCDGEHIIPMVSAQDHKRAFDNDEGLNTGGMGTFSPSKYYTEEIHNKCVETIYEPSLKAMKAEGRTFTGIMFFGLMLTENGPKLLEYNARFGDPEAQVVLPRLQTDLVDIFEYAIDGRLNEINVQWDDNAAVCVILASGGYPVKYEKGYEIKGLDLQKNKDDLVVFHAGTKKVDNKIITNGGRVLGLTAIGKDIDEARDKAYQAVDEVDFTNKHYRRDIGIK
- the asnB gene encoding asparagine synthase (glutamine-hydrolyzing); translated protein: MCGIAGIVSLGNDIPNDFIKKMVGCLVHRGPDAEGYYCNKDVQLGSRRLKIIDCEKGGQPLINEDGTVIAMFNGEIYNYRKLTNQLINKGHIFKSHSDSEVLVHLYEEYGIELLDKIDGQFAFAIYDKNNEKVFIARDRIGICPLFYSVVDGIVYFASEIKAIASTDVVDLRPSITGLYEQFVYWSPMQSRTIYENINQIPLSGYAVIDKKNSINIKIYHHFSDYREDIGFNNITELKDKIRSTLIKSIMERLNCDSNIKWGLYLSGGLDSTILIKLLKELGYDDFPTFSLGFKDYKLDESAYQLLGLKGNKGQHIKITVSDEDIISHLPDVIKHCEVPLYKLGAVPMYMLSNAVNEYGAKFVLSGEGADELFYGYDVYKETLFRKYCSLNPNSNVRFNGVKNFIQFNNNSHVLKGYKEYYSRFYSGSEDFLYSMKSRIFGSSSIINYFNRENKASIDIKKIDNEIQEQFFDEECNLSLLKKCQAVQMKILLSGYLLSTQGDRVLMANSIEGRYPFLDRDLIKLAYAIPDNYKLSGYDEKHILKETFADIIPKAILKRTKYQYSTPGSRLFINNMEQFESYLSKDVFYKYSIFDYHKTMSLIEKLKNNKQYPQKNIIDDMILIYIITTHMLLEMVH
- a CDS encoding YcaO-like family protein, with translation MIRFYPTYEHIMNQYRYIGGNQTGIMHGVLAPMVHMPPEPCLKSITGRMPNYHKITYNDPQKHVEYHLSGYGIYNEEALIKLIGESVERYAPICTEKIMRDRIVYSSYREMTKIGKVMPLKYLNIFSGEQQKILSKIMPVYSPQSATEDDIIGWIKCASLVHPNEDVWVPMQLLSVGFVKNKENNEKFFAPAFSTGTASHTSLKKALLNSLIEYVQIDAFIISWYTMRKVKRVVIDDEDILQYLESCGLGKDSPYEVIPLLVTLPDMDLPVYLVVLKRKDEKMPYLIVGTQGDLNAKNGILRGTMEATAIIFMHMFNALFDMPKIDFSINESAFADLDTNVLFYGVPNKVKEIDNLLNQIIEGTIKLSEIESRWENDVDAQISHLIKEISKVSEYAVYVDITPPEVIDKGWSVVRTFIPELCAMCLPGFPFENHPRLKEYGGVINEYPHPLP
- a CDS encoding SagB family peptide dehydrogenase, whose product is MDNKGKKYLSNHAHYRETINMSSQYALISPYVDTTVVRTPEVTLKGIYHSRSNRFAGEEYLLNFRTFSARLDFRIGISRFQARDAMLSFAMRDKKENASELIKLPIAKKIRASFSSVLQARRSVRVFNGSIPLNDFATILYYSQGITGYITLRDKEEDAERIMLHATPSGGGFYPVRLYIVVWNVDKLPKGIYEYCPHHHSLRLVEKGYSEDDLKALAGFGNIKVETCAFCMAYVYELYVNSHKYGDAGAAYGFIEAGEIAENAQLTTTALGYGSCDIGGYNKQFIEKRFGLDGISKQVIHFTIFGNGGVI
- a CDS encoding streptolysin associated protein SagC, producing MNDNTNNMVFRDNVRVYDNGKDEIRLRMGVFNYEEAELDMSDLSEQLTSFTRDMVKLLQSEEGYNEEIINDYILEPYEKEIIESLLNELRATNYITTCECKSIDEEITLALLGYLEHDNLESEEDAAKKKVLFFADDEYSIGTAKKLADEMRFKIDIMEMETFAELKSADLTTNMDGLSTVQQMSHFEKIFKEYDAMVGCLKNLSVIFMRNLNRISIKLEIPVVFSFIDGPVICALATNPYTTGCLECFELRALSRLEDHVQYHNFINIERDSNKYTSGSKGLIPLLNMLVNLAISESFMIRKIGASKFTGRLLTIYLPTLEIQAQDILRVPFCPACGAVAKVKLEEKNISSRALVDEIVANTLKIK